A section of the Chitinispirillales bacterium genome encodes:
- the rplD gene encoding 50S ribosomal protein L4: protein MKAKVYTADGSVNGTVELPASIFGVEPNNALLHTVIVGYLANRRQGTAKTKSRSEVSGGGKKPWKQKGTGRARSGSNTSPVWTRGGKAHGAQPRDYRHSITRKMRRKALLCAYSVRASEERIGIVSGLNIEQPKTKIVSDLLNKIGVFGNGKTYNGKTLLIISPDNRNIYLSGRNLKDVDVKIVNDVNAYDVVRASNIIFADENLISKIEEMAA from the coding sequence ATGAAAGCAAAAGTTTATACAGCAGACGGCAGTGTTAATGGGACGGTTGAATTGCCGGCAAGTATTTTTGGCGTAGAACCGAACAATGCGCTTTTGCATACGGTTATAGTCGGGTATTTGGCAAACCGGAGACAGGGAACCGCTAAAACAAAAAGCCGTTCCGAAGTTAGCGGCGGCGGTAAAAAACCTTGGAAACAAAAAGGAACAGGACGAGCGCGTTCAGGTTCAAATACTTCGCCGGTTTGGACGCGAGGCGGTAAAGCGCACGGGGCTCAACCTAGAGATTACAGGCATAGTATTACTCGTAAAATGAGAAGAAAAGCGTTGTTGTGTGCATATTCGGTTCGCGCTTCTGAAGAAAGAATCGGGATAGTATCCGGACTTAATATTGAACAACCGAAAACAAAAATAGTCTCTGATTTGTTGAATAAAATCGGCGTTTTTGGAAATGGAAAAACGTACAATGGAAAAACTTTATTGATAATATCGCCGGATAACCGTAACATTTATCTGTCCGGACGTAATTTGAAAGACGTAGATGTTAAAATCGTTAACGATGTCAATGCGTATGACGTTGTTCGTGCGTCGAATATTATTTTTGCGGACGAAAATCTTATAAGTAAAATAGAGGAGATGGCTGCGTAA
- the rplW gene encoding 50S ribosomal protein L23: protein MSIHHLIIIEPLITERNSILQTEGKFAFKVAVNATKSEIKDAVEEIFKAKKIKVLSVNTMNYSGKKKRVGRYLGSRPDWKKAIVKIENGKDLDLFNEI, encoded by the coding sequence ATGAGTATTCATCATTTGATAATAATAGAACCTTTGATTACTGAAAGAAACAGCATTTTACAAACCGAAGGTAAGTTCGCGTTTAAAGTAGCCGTTAATGCTACGAAATCGGAAATTAAAGATGCGGTGGAAGAAATTTTTAAGGCAAAAAAAATAAAAGTTTTATCGGTTAATACTATGAACTATTCAGGTAAGAAAAAGCGGGTCGGACGTTATCTTGGCAGCCGTCCCGATTGGAAAAAAGCGATAGTAAAGATTGAAAACGGCAAAGATTTGGACCTTTTCAATGAGATATGA
- the rpsS gene encoding 30S ribosomal protein S19: MARSIKKGPFVDKHLYKKIEDLNSAGKKNVVKTWSRRSLIIPDFVGHTFSVHNGNKFIPVYVSENMVGHKLGEFAPTRTFRGHAGDKKASSK; the protein is encoded by the coding sequence ATGGCTCGTTCTATTAAAAAAGGCCCTTTTGTGGATAAGCATCTTTATAAAAAGATTGAAGATTTGAATAGCGCCGGAAAGAAGAATGTTGTGAAGACTTGGTCGCGCCGTTCTTTAATTATTCCGGATTTTGTCGGTCATACTTTTTCTGTTCATAATGGGAATAAATTTATTCCGGTTTATGTTTCGGAAAATATGGTAGGTCATAAACTTGGTGAATTTGCTCCGACACGCACGTTTCGCGGTCATGCCGGAGACAAAAAAGCATCGTCTAAATAG
- the rplB gene encoding 50S ribosomal protein L2: MAIKTYKPTTPTLRYKSVVVREQVTTDKPYKPLLVDKKSTGGRNRDGRITTRFRGGGHKRKYRLVDFRQNKFDVPGVVETIEYDPNRTANIALIKYVDGERRYILATANMAVGNVIVTSENAEPTEGNRILLKNVPLGYDVCNLEMKAGKGGQIARGAGAFAKVIAKDGKFVQLKLPSSEIRNFPDTLFATIGQMSNIEHANEVIGSAGRVRWRGRRPHNRGVSMNPVDHPMGGGEGKHAGGHPKSPWGQKAKGLKTRSKKSLSDKYIVSRRKK, encoded by the coding sequence ATGGCAATTAAAACTTACAAACCCACCACGCCAACGCTTAGATACAAATCAGTTGTTGTTCGCGAGCAGGTGACGACCGATAAGCCGTACAAACCCTTGTTGGTTGACAAAAAAAGTACGGGGGGACGTAATAGAGACGGGAGAATAACTACTCGTTTTCGCGGCGGCGGTCACAAAAGAAAATATCGTTTAGTCGATTTTAGACAAAATAAATTTGATGTCCCCGGTGTGGTGGAAACTATTGAGTACGATCCAAACAGAACTGCTAATATCGCATTGATAAAGTATGTTGATGGAGAGAGACGTTATATTTTGGCGACAGCGAATATGGCGGTCGGCAATGTAATCGTTACTAGTGAAAATGCGGAACCTACCGAAGGCAATCGTATTTTACTTAAAAATGTTCCGTTAGGTTATGACGTATGTAATCTTGAAATGAAAGCGGGTAAAGGCGGGCAAATAGCAAGAGGCGCCGGAGCTTTTGCAAAAGTTATTGCAAAAGACGGAAAATTTGTTCAACTCAAACTGCCGTCTTCGGAAATAAGAAATTTTCCGGATACGCTTTTTGCGACAATCGGGCAGATGAGTAATATTGAACATGCGAACGAAGTAATAGGTTCTGCCGGTCGTGTGCGCTGGAGAGGCCGCCGTCCGCATAACCGCGGCGTTTCGATGAACCCTGTCGATCACCCGATGGGAGGCGGTGAAGGTAAACATGCTGGAGGACATCCGAAGTCACCGTGGGGACAAAAAGCTAAAGGGCTTAAAACGCGTTCAAAGAAGTCTTTGTCTGATAAATACATTGTAAGCAGAAGAAAGAAATAG